The Labeo rohita strain BAU-BD-2019 chromosome 19, IGBB_LRoh.1.0, whole genome shotgun sequence genome window below encodes:
- the illr4 gene encoding immune-related, lectin-like receptor 4 — protein MSENVVYSEVVFVKKNKGDKDDRDECHLGNSSQAPQKTKHCCDSVRLVLMFFCIVLTGALIILTSQYVCTKNKLKDLQQLHSALKENLTVALQDMHRWAQNLSKALNESVCPKDWEYHAGKCYFFSTNKLSWADSRDACISDGSHLVIIKSRDEQEFLMGILGTKHNEFFWIGLTDEKEEGQWLWVDNTKLNEKIRYWNPNEPDDWKGYKGEYSSGEDCAHLFKNNMQDLNIWFDAVCKNTNRRICETRSSKDSGDVK, from the exons atgtctgaaaacGTTGTATACTCTGAGGTCGTGtttgtgaagaaaaacaaaGGTGACAAGGATGATCGAGATGAGTGTCATTTAG GTAATTCTTCTCAAGCTCCACAAAAGACCAAACACTGCTGTGATTCTGTTCGACTGGTACTGATGTTTTTCTGTATTGTCCTCACGGGTGCACTGATCATCCTCACCTCACAGT ATGTATGCACAAAGAACAAGCTTAAAGATCTTCAACAGCTCCACAGTGCGCTGAAGGAGAACTTAACAG TGGCGCTTCAAGACATGCATCGCTGGGCACAAAATCTGTCCAAGGCTCTGAATGAGAGTG TGTGTCCAAAGGACTGGGAGTATCATGCTggaaaatgttactttttctcCACAAACAAACTCAGCTGGGCTGATAGTCGAGATGCCTGTATCTCTGATGGCAGTCATTTGGTGATCATTAAAAGCAGAGACGAACAG gagttcCTGATGGGCATTTTGGGAACCAAACATAACGAGTTCTTCTGGATCGGCCTGACAGATGAGAAGGAAGAGGGTCAATGGCTATGGGTAGATAACACCaaacttaatgaaaaaatacG TTACTGGAATCCAAATGAACCTGATGACTGGAAAGGATATAAAGGAGAGTATTCCAGTGGAGAGGACTGCGctcacttatttaaaaacaacatgcagGATCTTAATATTTGGTTTGATGCAGtctgcaaaaacacaaacagaagaATATGTGAGACCAGATCCTCCAAAGATAGTGGCGATGTTAAGTAA
- the rbm48 gene encoding LOW QUALITY PROTEIN: RNA-binding protein 48 (The sequence of the model RefSeq protein was modified relative to this genomic sequence to represent the inferred CDS: inserted 1 base in 1 codon), whose protein sequence is MDSSVANPSVWXTQKVYRHHEQQNVAQTRPKYREGRRLKAVKVYTINLESRFLLVQGVPAIGVMTELVQLFALYGVIEEYRALDEYPAEQFTEVYLFKFQKLTSARVAKRHTDEKSFFGGQLHVCYAPEYETVEETRQKLQDRRRYVNRASQHTAKHYDQQLEESTESSSLDTRAAAAPEIRKDSEKARTENVNSDDMGFSVLPLPPVEDVSYRLHSFAQPLQLQWTTDTTLPTEDKMGSLHNSIPPVPETSKQSASSSSSSVKERDLSQKPKNLSPSVRFMPRTTHLESRKRKSEGQAFFLNEAAETETLIGPKLPELPKVDMEDNSLNVTADLIRQTMSKVASVPEVKPVQVKTPTAKPRRRI, encoded by the exons ATGGACAGTTCAGTTGCTAATCCTTCTGTGT ATACACAAAAAGTTTATAGGCACCATGAGCAACAAAATGTTGCTCAAACTCGCCCAAAATACAGAGAGGGAAGACGCCTTAAAGCTGTTAAG GTATATACCATCAACCTGGAGTCTCGGTTCTTGTTAGTTCAAGGCGTGCCCGCTATTGGAGTGATGACAGAGCTGGTGCAGCTCTTTGCTCTCTATGGAGTGATCGAGGAGTACAGGGCGCTCGATGAATACCCAGCAGAGCAGTTCACTGAAGTCTATTTGTTTAAATTCCAGAAGCTGACGAGTGCAAG GGTTGCTAAACGGCACACTGACGAAAAGAGCTTCTTTGGGGGTCAGTTGCACGTCTGTTATGCCCCCGAATATGAAACTGTGGAAGAGACGAGGCAAAAGTTACAGGACAGGAGAAGATATGTTAACAGAGCAAGCCAACATACAG CAAAACATTACGATCAGCAACTAGAAGAAAGCACAGAGTCATCAAGCTTGGACACACGAGCAGCTGCAGCACCTGAGATTCGGAAAGACTCTGAAAAGGCCAGAACGGAGAATGTTAATTCTGACGACATGGGCTTTTCTGTGCTGCCTTTGCCCCCAGTGGAGGATGTTTCTTATAGACTTCACAGTTTTGCACAGCCATTGCAGTTGCAGTGGACCACTGATACAACATTACCTACAGAGGATAAGATGGGCTCTCTACATAATTCCATCCCTCCTGTCCCAGAAACTTCAAAGCAGAGTGCATCCTCCTCATCTTCAAGTGTTAAAGAGAGAGATTTGAGTCAAAAACCGAAGAACCTTTCACCTTCTGTTAGATTTATGCCAAGGACTACACATTTAGAAAGCAGAAAAAGAAAGTCGGAGGGTCAAGCATTCTTTTTGAATGAAGCAGCTGAAACAGAGACTCTGATTGGTCCAAAATTACCAGAGCTGCCCAAGGTGGACATGGAAGATAATTCATTAAATGTAACTGCCGATTTGATTCGTCAAACAATGAGCAAG gttgCATCTGTTCCAGAGGTCAAACCTGTACAAGTGAAGACCCCTACAGCAAAGCCGCGCAGAAGAATTTAA
- the clxn gene encoding calaxin, with protein sequence MQKMSAMNRKLTQNLAETLCKQVKHFNKTETECLIRLFHELLGEQAERRAAHGLDRVKFRNILHNTFGMTDDMMMDSVFRAFDKDNDTYISVKEWVEGLSVFLRGTLDEKIKFCFDVYNLHGDGYISREEMLQMLKDSLIRQPTEEDPDEGIKDIVEIALKKMDYDHDGKVSYSDFEKTVKDENLLLEAFGNCLPNAKSVLVFEQHAFQELHGH encoded by the exons atgcaaaaaatgtCGGCAATGAACAGGAAATTAACTCAAAACCTCGCCGAAACTTTATGCAAGCAAGTCAAACATT TTAATAAAACAGAGACGGAGTGTCTAATAAGGCTTTTCCACGAGCTGCTGGGAGAGCAGGCAGAGAGAAGAGCGGCTCATGGACTGGACCGGGTCAAGTTTAGAAACATACTGCACAACACATTCGGGATGACCGACGATATGATGATGGATAGCG TTTTTCGCGCTTTTGACAAGGACAATGACACCTACATAAGCGTCAAAGAATGGGTGGAaggtctgtctgtctttttgcgAGGCACACTggatgaaaaaattaaat tctgTTTTGACGTATACAACCTGCATGGGGATGGATACATCTCACGGGAGGAGATGTTACAAATGCTAAAAGACAGCCTCATCAGACAACCCACTGAAGAGGACCCCGACGAGGGCATTAAGGACATTGTGGAGATTGCCTTGAAGAAAATG gattatgaCCATGATGGGAAAGTTTCTTATTCCGATTTTGAGAAGACAGTCAAAGATGAAAACCTTTTACTAGAAGCTTTTGGGAACTGCCTCCCAAATGCAAAG AGTGTATTGGTATTTGAGCAACATGCATTTCAAGAACTACATGGACACTGA